From the genome of Vigna angularis cultivar LongXiaoDou No.4 chromosome 11, ASM1680809v1, whole genome shotgun sequence, one region includes:
- the LOC108332650 gene encoding uncharacterized protein LOC108332650: MKNDKKRVAVKCLRGKGKCKWYAYCAYRSGAKSWQLRKVIDDHNCSTNFNVKLMTSKWLSQRMEKSVRENPNMKIMDITDKVSRKWNVGISRNMAFRARAMAKDNIEGSFNEQYRRIYDYGHELLKANPGSTVKTKVEKSNDECIFNRIYVCLKACKDSFISCRPIIGLDGCFLKARFWSRSRFTPRSQSDTLVNNMCEGFSSVLVRTRCKPIITMLEDIRVYIMKRWATNRTKMTLYQGFVCPKVLNRFQKQSWLTRYWLPRWSSQLFEVLHISQFGEQYVVNLENKECSCRKWLITGIPCTHAITAMKFLNLNAEDYISHWFRKSTYEETYNTIIYPING, encoded by the exons ATGAAGAATGACAAGAAGAGGGTTGCTGTAAAATGTTTGAGGGGCAAGGGGAAATGCAAATGGTATGCTTATTGTGCCTATAGGTCTGGTGCGAAGTCATGGCAGCTAAGAAAAGTGATTGATGATCACAACTGTAGTACAAATTTCAATGTGAAGTTGATGACTTCTAAGTGGTTGAGTCAAAGGATGGAAAAATCAGTCAGAGAGAACCCTAATATGAAGATCATGGACATTACGGACAAAGTAAGTAGGAAATGGAATGTAGGAATCTCTAGAAATATGGCTTTTAGGGCAAGAGCCATGGCAAAAGATAATATTGAGGGGTCATTCAATGAACAATATAGAAGAATCTATGATTATGGTCATGAGCTTCTCAAAGCAAATCCAGGTTCAACAGTCAAAACAAAGGTTGAAAAGAGTAATGATGAGTGTATATTCAATAGAATTTATGTATGCTTGAAAGCATGCAAAGATAGCTTCATTAGTTGTAGACCCATCATTGGTTTGGATGGATGCTTTTTGAAAG CTAG GTTTTGGTCAAGATCTAGATTCACCCCTAGATCACAATCTGACACTCTTGTCAACAACATGTGTGAGGGCTTCAGCAGTGTGCTAGTTCGTACCAGGTGTAAGCCAATTATCACTATGTTAGAAGACATTAGAGTTTACATCATGAAGAGATGGGCTACGAACAGGACAAAGATGACACTATATCAAGGTTTTGTGTGCCCTAAGGTTCTGAACAGATTTCAAAAGCAGTCATGGTTAACCAGATATTGGTTACCAAG ATGGTCATCTCAATTATTTGAAGTCCTACACATTTCACAATTTGGGGAGCAATATGTTGTGAATCTTGAAAACAAGGAGTGCAGTTGTAGAAAGTGGTTAATTACTGGCATTCCTTGCACTCACGCCATAACCGcaatgaaattcttgaatttaaatgcaGAAGACTACATTAGCCATTGGTTTAGGAAGTCTACTTATGAAGAGACCTACAACACCATCATTTATCCTATTAATGGTTAA
- the LOC108334226 gene encoding B3 domain-containing protein At4g01580 → MEDRRRKHGGGSSERESKHFLKVILPSAIHANQMRIPEEFIKRFGDELSTVATITVPDGRVWKMRLKKYGKDVFFGSTWREFVNYYSLGYGSHLIFRYVGNSKFRVLIFDITAAEICYPLQTRGTNKPNWKRSKFENEQHHGHETKKKKRMVGNGVETKDEDDVNLIRPSETKGRKKKGDCSHGKQVKSGCRGNHSSWKIGKDVATASDRLMPRNPFVTCTIKSSRLYVSTEFACKYLKPGVGMMLQNSNGEQWDVSCSCHSRCRALIISRGWAKFMRDNDLSEGDQCLLELIKRDPIVLKCTVPGEA, encoded by the exons ATGGAAGATCGGCGGAGAAAGCACGGGGGAGGGTCGTCGGAGAGGGAATCTAAGCATTTTCTGAAAGTCATACTTCCCTCTGCTATTCATGCTAACCAAATG AGAATTCCTGAGGAATTTATAAAGAGATTTGGAGATGAACTATCAACTGTTGCTACAATTACTGTTCCTGATGGTCGTGTTTGGAAAATGAGGTTGAAGAAATATGGTAAAGATGTTTTCTTTGGCAGCACATGGCGAGAGTTTGTAAACTACTATTCTCTAGGGTATGGTTCCCACCTAATTTTCAGATATGTAGGGAACTCAAAATTTCGTGTTCTTATATTTGATATTACTGCTGCTGAGATTTGTTATCCTCTCCAAACTCGGGGCACTAATAAACCAAATTGGAAGAGGTCCAAGTTTGAGAATGAGCAGCACCACGGCCatgaaacaaaaaagaaaaagcgtATGGTGGGGAATGGAGTAGAAActaaggatgaagatgatgtgAATTTAATACGTCCGAGTGAGACTaaaggaaggaagaaaaaaggTGATTGTTCTCATGGGAAACAAGTCAAAAGTGGATGCAGAGGAAATCACTCTTCTTGGAAGATAGGAAAGGATGTTGCTACTGCTAGTGATAGATTGATGCCAAGAAACCCTTTTGTTACTTGTACCATCAAGTCTTCTCGATTG TATGTGTCAACTGAATTTGCTTGCAAGTATCTGAAGCCAGGTGTTGGTATGATGCTCCAAAATAGTAATGGAGAGCAGTGGGATGTTTCTTGCTCATGTCATAGCCGTTGCAGAGCATTGATAATATCGAGGGGATGGGCTAAATTTATGAGGGACAACGATCTATCAGAAGGAGATCAATGTCTGTTGGAGTTGATAAAGAGGGACCCCATTGTGCTAAAATGTACTGTGCCTGGCGAAGCTTAA
- the LOC108332407 gene encoding putative methylesterase 12, chloroplastic, with the protein MGNSFICMTKKDSKDVGSRSKRMGRSQRKLVNEEELHLQALSMALQQHQLSQRFEGSMSRRIGSSRRHAVSESFSANKQVPINLENIKIKKFVLIHGEGFGAWCWYKTVASLEEAGLLPVALDLTGSGIDLTDTNSVTTLADYSKPLTVYLENLPEDEKVILVGHSIGGACISYALEHYPQKISKAIFLCATMVSDGQKPFDVYAEELGSAERFIQESKFLIHGNGKDKPPTGFMFEKEQMKGLYFNQSPAKDVALAMVSMRHSPLGPIMEKLSLSTDKYGSGRRFYIQTLDDRALSPDVQEKLVRENPPEGVFKIKGSDHCPFFSKPQSLHKILVEIAQIP; encoded by the exons ATGGGTAACAGTTTTATTTGCATGACTAAGAAGGATTCGAAAGATGTTGGATCGAGAAGCAAGAGAATGGGTAGATCACAGAGGAAGCTTGTGAACGAGGAAGAGCTGCATCTTCAGGCACTGTCTATGGCACTTCAGCAGCATCAGTTGTCTCAGAGGTTTGAAGGGTCTATGTCTCGGAGAATTGGCTCCTCTAGAAGGCATGCTGTGTCTGAATCTTTTTCAGCCAACAAGCAG GTTCCAATAAATCTGGagaacattaaaataaaaaagtttgtaCTAATCCATGGAGAAGGTTTTGGGGCATGGTGCTGGTACAAGACTGTTGCCTCTCTAGAAGAAGCAGGGCTGCTCCCAGTTGCCTTAGATCTTACTGGCTCTGGAATTGATCTCACAGACACTAACAGTGTCACTACATTGGCTGATTATTCAAAACCTTTGACTGTTTATCTCGAAAACCTTCCTGAGGATGAAAAG GTTATTCTTGTTGGTCATAGTATTGGTGGTGCATGCATTTCTTATGCGTTGGAGCATTATCCTCAGAAGATCTCAAAGGCAATTTTCCTTTGTGCTACAATGGTATCTGATGGTCAAAAACCTTTTGATGTCTATGCTGAAGAG CTGGGATCTGCTGAACGTTTTATTCAAGAATCAAAGTTTTTGATACATGGGAATGGTAAAGACAAACCCCCGACAGGATTTATGTTTGAGAAGGAGCAGATGAAAGGGTTATATTTTAACCAATCCCCAGCAAAG GATGTTGCTTTAGCCATGGTTTCCATGAGGCACAGCCCTCTTGGTCCAATCATGGAGAAGCTGTCTTTATCTACTGACAAATATGGCAGCGGGCGCCGGTTTTACATTCAAACATTGGATGATCGTGCACTTTCACCAGATGTCCAAGAGAAGCTTGTGAGGGAAAATCCACCTGAAGGAGTTTTCAAGATCAAAGGCAGTGATCACTGTCCATTCTTCTCCAAGCCGCAATCTCTACACAAAATTTTGGTGGAAATAGCTCAAATTCCATAG